The following are encoded in a window of Podospora pseudoanserina strain CBS 124.78 chromosome 6, whole genome shotgun sequence genomic DNA:
- a CDS encoding hypothetical protein (EggNog:ENOG503P5TF), whose amino-acid sequence MKLRHLGLVCACVRLISGHRLEKPAPLPLATRIVTQFPNPTWIENIAVWSNGDLLITELLPKPILYTIVNPASSAPQVRLLRDFSAKEPPVEGLTGIAETLHDVFVFVGGSTTNLSFHAWSVNFTSAAHNPSTTTDPIIKKIAELKDVKLPNGVATLPGSPSSVLIADSLAGLAWRLDILTGKSIVAAQTLEMGAPSNETDPRKRVGINGIKVHGGFLYFSNSNSRSVYRVKIRKDGTRDPSAHAQLVGRLPENVSFLDDFAVTSHGGKGATVFGTTSSDNRLWAFVQGKSPVVVAGELDKLTLAGSTAASFGRGKRDRDILYVVTSGGVAKPLNGSLTEGGKVAAVDLRTFCPSIMIG is encoded by the coding sequence ATGAAGCTACGCCATCTCGGTCTTGTTTGCGCTTGCGTCCGCCTTATCTCTGGCCACCGCCTCGAGAAACCAGCACCTCTACCACTCGCCACGCGGATTGTTACCCAGTTTCCCAATCCGACATGGATAGAAAACATCGCTGTCTGGTCGAATGGTGACCTCCTCATTACCGAGCTCCTTCCGAAACCCATTCTCTACACCATCGTAAATCCTGCCAGCTCAGCTCCACAGGTCCGCCTACTCCGTGACTTTTCTGCCAAAGAACCCCCTGTAGAAGGCTTGACAGGCATCGCCGAAACATTGCATGACGTGTTCGTCTTTGTCGGTGGCAGCACGACAAATCTTTCATTCCATGCTTGGAGCGTCAACTTCACTTCCGCAGCCCACAATCCCTCAACAACTACCGATCCTATTATCAAGAAGATTGCCGAGCTCAAAGATGTCAAGCTTCCTAACGGCGTTGCCACCCTTCCCGGCTCCCCGTCTTCCGTGTTGATTGCAGATTCTTTGGCCGGTCTGGCCTGGCGCCTGGACATTCTGACAGGAAAGTCCATCGTCGCTGCACAGACTCTTGAGATGGGGGCTCCCTCAAACGAGACGGACCCCCGCAAGAGAGTTGGCATCAACGGCATCAAAGTGCATGGTGGATTTCTCTAtttcagcaacagcaactcaAGATCCGTCTACAGGGTCAAGATCAGGAAAGACGGCACACGAGACCCCAGCGCCCATGCGCAGCTAGTTGGCCGCTTACCGGAGAACGTGTCGTTCCTGGATGATTTTGCAGTTACCAGTcatggtggaaaaggggcaactGTATTTGGGACAACCTCTTCTGACAATCGGCTGTGGGCATTTGTGCAGGGGAAGAGTCCGGTGGTTGTTGCCGGCGAACTGGACAAGTTGACATTGGCGGGCTCGACAGCAGCCTCGTTCGGGAGAGGGAAACGTGATAGAGACATCCTGTATGTAGTCACATCGGGAGGGGTGGCGAAGCCATTGAATGGAAGTCTGACAGAAGGGGGAAAGGTCGCGGCGGTAGACTTGAGGACCTTTTGTCCATCCATTATGATCGGGTAG
- the MUP1 gene encoding methionine permease (EggNog:ENOG503NVPN; COG:E): MSKFTGSAPEGDSHDFKEPGTLANSEGGSEVGQLQRASEAKRQIGIVSAVFLIVNRVIGTGIFATPGSILKLSGSVGLSLFIWVAGMLIALAGTAVYLEFGTAIPKNGGEKNYLEYVFRKPKFLTTGLYTGYVVLLGWASGNSVVFGEYILHAAGVEVDRWNQRGIGLACITTAFLIHATSVKWGIRLQNLLGTIKVIIILIIVVAGWVALAGHVKLPEDEKPHNFRDAFEGTTGSAYGVVTALYNVIWSYIGYSNANYALSETKNPVRTLKIAAPLAIGVISVLYMFVNIAYFAAVPKDEILAAQRLVAASLFRNVFGGTAERALSVFVALSAFGNVLSVIFSQGRLVQELGREGILPYSRFWASNRPFNAPTAGLFEHWAVSVIIMLAPPPGDAYNFILNLISYPLAIINTFVALGLIYLYLNRKAWNWNPPISATLPVVIFFFLSNIYLVIAPFVPPEDGQNIYDELPYWLHCVVGFGIIIAGGVYWVIWAKILPKIGGYELDRVTLYDEIDGWERSVFVKRPIDKTQ, encoded by the exons ATGTCCAAGTTCACGGGATCCGCCCCCGAGGGTGATAGCCATGACTTCAAGGAGCCGGGCACCCTCGCCAACTCCGAAGGGGGCAGTGAAGTGG GTCAACTGCAGCGCGCCAGCGAAGCCAAACGCCAGATTGGCATCGTCTCTGCAGTCTTTCTGATCGTCAACCGGGTTATCGGCACTGGCATCTTTGCCACGCCCGGCTCCATCTTGAAGCTTTCCGGCAGTGTCGGTCTGTCGTTGTTCATCTGGGTTGCCGGCATGCTGATTGCCCTTGCCGGCACGGCTGTCTATCTCGAGTTCGGCACTGCCATCCCCAAGAACGGAGGCGAAAAGAACTACCTCGAATACGTTTTCCGCAAGCCAAAGTTCCTCACCACTGGCCTCTACACTGGCTACGTTGTTCTCCTTGGTTGGGCCAGCGGTAACTCGGTCGTCTTTGG cgAGTACATTCTCCATGCTGCCGGCGTCGAAGTCGATCGGTGGAACCAGCGCGGCATCGGGTTGGCttgcatcaccaccgccttcctGATCCACGCCACCAGCGTCAAGTGGGGGATCCGCCTGcaaaacctcctcggcaccatcaaggtcatcatcatcctcatcatcgtcgttgcCGGCTGGGTCGCTCTCGCCGGCCATGTCAAGCTTCCTGAAGACGAGAAGCCCCACAACTTCAGGGATGCGTTTGAGGGCACCACTGGATCTGCCTATGGTGTTGTGACGGCCCTCTACAACGTCATCTGGAGTTACATCGGCTACAGCAACGCCAACTACGCCCTCTCCGAGACCAAGAACCCAGTCCGCACCCTCAAGATCGCCGCTCCTCTGGCCATCGGCGTCATCTCAGTCCTCTACATGTTTGTCAACATTGCCTACTTCGCCGCCGTCCCCAAGGACGAGATTCTCGCTGCCCAGCGCCTGGTGGCTGCTTCGCTCTTCAGAAATGTTTTTGGCGGTACTGCCGAGCGCGCCCTTTCCGTCTTTGTTGCCTTGTCTGCCTTTGGCAATGTTCTGTCTGTCATCTTTTCTCAGGGGCGTCTGGTTCAGGAGCTCGGCCGTGAGGGTATCCTTCCCTACTCCCGCTTCTGGGCCAGCAACAGACCTTTCAACGCCCCCACCGCGGGTCTGTTTGAGCACTGGGCCGTCtcggtcatcatcatgcttgcccctcctcccggcgATGCCTACAACTTcattctcaacctcatctcGTACCCcttggccatcatcaacacttTTGTCGCTCTTGGCCTGATCTACCTCTACCTCAACCGGAAGGCGTGGAACTGGAACCCTCCTATCTCGGCCACCCTGCCCGTTGTcatcttctttttcctcagCAACATTTACCTTGTCATTGCGCCATTTGTACCCCCCGAGGATGGTCAGAACATCTACGACGAGTTGCCATACTGGCTTCACTGTGTTGTCGGCTTTGGCATCATTATTGCTGGTGGGGTGTACTGGGTCATCTGGGCCAAGATTTTGCCCAAAATTGGCGGCTATGAGCTCGACAGAGTGACGCTGTATGATGAAATCGACGGGTGGGAGCGCAGCGTGTTTGTCAAGAGACCCATAGACAAAACGCAATGA
- a CDS encoding hypothetical protein (COG:I; EggNog:ENOG503P1H8): MHPKPRHRVLDVILQINPLVLATGRTKYQVVFQEFSQKFAQRLWLPVYGALQIRIMQTLSLKRAAAVAAHPSSLKLNKRLARISILILSFTLSVALFAWTKQHDRHAQRSWLSGLLHRAKYGGERETPFYPHDTTTSFSPVSFPADQIENLSTKDMCASFPHYLIREHIQPVLKMGHGENRDMINAQLNSVSACFHPDELLIFSDLPETLPNGHQAVDILHNLPQRYRMINDTPEAQPEPDFAAYEAMHDLFRAGNLTAENNPTMKNKRTGWRLDKYKFLAQVERAWTERKNKDWYFFYESDTFVSWDNVFRFLSTLDPNKALYMGSPSPGRRDPKTDEETWFANGGPGYVLSRGAMRVLFEKRPSSRETGVWTEEPFLLKYINVVRTDPCGDAILGWVLWLVGIRLSGFFPSFNTYALHSLPYTQRLWCQSFLTMHKLSPKEMVRLWRWEYGNRKLGRPLMYADLFESFFLPEIEEADSRNNWDNTNWDRLARGSDVYVDSVEECREACEKKTSCLQYHWNGKQARKCVLMPFLTLGRAKDPETVVKKEGGEERFVYTSGWIKPRIKSWAKEHPCAIPDWLSPSTERHY, encoded by the coding sequence ATGCATCCCAAACCGCGTCATCGTGTTCTCGATGTGATCCTTCAAATCAACCCCTTGGTCTTGGCGACAGGACGCACAAAGTATCAGGTCGTCTTCCAGGAATTCTCTCAAAAATTTGCACAAAGGCTCTGGCTGCCTGTCTATGGTGCTCTGCAGATACGGATCATGCAGACGCTTTCACTGAAGCGTGCTGCGGCGGTGGCTGCACACCCTTCcagcctcaagctcaacaaaCGCCTTGCCCGCATTTCTATCCTTATTCTTAGCTTCACCCTATCTGTGGCTCTGTTTGCTTGGACCAAACAGCATGACCGGCACGCCCAGCGATCCTGGCTCTCAGGGCTGTTGCACAGAGCAAAGTATGGTGGAGAACGGGAGACCCCCTTTTACCCTCACgacacaacaaccagctTTTCACCCGTGTCTTTCCCTGCGGATCAAATCGAGAACTTGTCCACCAAAGACATGTGTGCTTCCTTCCCCCACTACCTCATCCGAGAACACATCCAACCAGTCTTGAAGATGGGCCATGGCGAAAACCGCGACATGATCAATGCCCAGCTCAACAGCGTATCCGCCTGCTTCCACCCGGATGAGCTCCTCATTTTCTCAGACCTCCCAGAGACACTGCCAAATGGGCACCAGGCAGtcgacatcctccacaaccttcCGCAGAGGTACAGGATGATCAACGACACCCCCGAAGCCCAACCAGAGCCCGACTTTGCTGCCTACGAAGCCATGCACGACCTCTTCCGAGCCGGGAACCTGACTGCCGAAAACAATCCGACGATGAAGAATAAAAGGACCGGGTGGAGGTTGGACAAGTACAAGTTCCTGGCGCAGGTAGAGCGTGCCTGGACCGAGAGAAAGAACAAGGACTGGTATTTCTTTTACGAGAGCGACACGTTTGTCTCGTGGGACAATGTGTTCCGGTTCCTGTCAACGCTCGATCCCAACAAGGCGCTGTACATGGGGAGCCCTTCTCCAGGCCGTCGCGATCCCAAGACAGATGAGGAGACTTGGTTTGCCAACGGAGGTCCGGGTTATGTGCTTTCGCGGGGCGCGATGAGGGTCCTGTTTGAGAAGAGACCTTCGTCGCGGGAAACGGGGGTGTGGACGGAAGAGCCGTTTCTCCTGAAATACATAAACGTTGTGAGGACAGACCCGTGTGGTGATGCCATTCTGGGTTGGGTGCTTTGGCTCGTAGGGATACGGCTCAGCGGCTTCTTTCCGTCGTTTAACACGTATGCACTACACTCACTACCATACACACAGAGGTTGTGGTGTCAAAGCTTTTTGACTATGCACAAGCTAAGCCCAAAAGAGATGGTCCGGCTTTGGAGATGGGAGTACGGAAACAGGAAGCTGGGTCGGCCGTTGATGTACGCCGACTTGTTCGAGAGCTTCTTCCTGCCGGAGATTGAAGAGGCTGATTCGAGAAACAACTGGGACAATACAAACTGGGATCGGCTGGCGCGTGGCAGTGATGTATACGTTGACAGTGTGGAGGAGTGCCGCGAGGCCTGCGAAAAGAAGACCAGCTGTCTTCAGTATCATTGGAATGGCAAACAAGCCAGAAAGTGTGTATTGATGCCCTTTCTCACACTGGGGCGAGCAAAGGATCCCGAGACAGTGGTGAAGAAagagggcggagaagagCGATTCGTTTACACCAGTGGCTGGATAAAACCTCGCATCAAGAGCTGGGCCAAGGAGCATCCTTGCGCGATACCTGACTGGTTGAGTCCCAGTACTGAAAGGCATTATTGA
- a CDS encoding hypothetical protein (EggNog:ENOG503NYQV; COG:K), whose protein sequence is MGRKRACDACHKRKIQCEPAHPSCDWCKHHDLECTFDREIRPRKRGVSKKPSSTRLNNRPTPHAPEETLTHKLQPLEALLMDPLTAPAPLSSSTNTFSPCRDPEGLPPPSPVSGSRPCFGKLHFAGYHLGEISSYNGVPHFSTTGREWIRSRAGQAPVFPAVWDDDEVDRGAPQLGKEDVLPPIKEPPSLPDRAVTDRYLAFFGTSHFRLVFPVLDTVLFEETIDTAYGLGSPGPHELLVAKTCVFAFLCMVTLFVGSESPVVPPIEGDVMAAKAQHLLPAALRRDFTLTSLQTMIMLTMYQLFAGRVQSSLICLSLACRIMFMLGAHTIANPWSSSSPASRAPKLLRKLFWLTYNFDKELSLRTGQPPCIPDEHCDLSLPPNYALTQYLDRYMQVDHDDETMIPSLPGDLRLTLIKSKTCQLLYSAEALRKTDAELLRNIRELDDELEKWRLSVPLKHRPALSISRHVGVNKALSEAHDSVRTIVINFEYHYLVATIHRATGRCRAWGAHGEVVPGEEMKGVSSSLALSVEASRSTLLYLRSVLPVLMAPEVFCMMLFYPMSAVLNIFCSVLLNPLEPQAEADVALLDSAPEMIRNMRIKQVAKNEMLQLKLVEEFITELSRLSRCAIVEAARRHGVMDIDGGG, encoded by the exons ATGGGGCGCAAGCGGGCTTGCGATGCGTGTCACAAGAGAAAG ATTCAGTGTGAACCCGCCCATCCCTCCTGTGACTGGTGTAAACACCATGACCTCGAATGCACCTTTGATCGTGAGATACgcccgaggaagaggggcgTGTCCAAGAAGCCATCGAGCACAAGATTAAATAACAGGCCGACTCCTCACGCACCTGAAGAGACCCTGACCCACAAGCTGCAGCCGCTCGAGGCTCTGTTGATGGACCCTCTGACCGCTCCAGCGCCGCTGTCCTCTTCCACAAACACCTTCTCCCCGTGCCGAGATCCCGAGGGTCTgcctccaccgtcccccgTATCTGGCTCCCGGCCCTGTTTCGGCAAGCTGCACTTTGCCGGGTACCACCTTGGCGAGATCAGCTCGTACAACGGAGTTCCGCATTTCTCGACCACGGGCCGGGAGTGGATTCGCTCCCGTGCCGGCCAGGCCCCCGTATTTCCTGCCGTAtgggatgacgatgaagtTGACCGCGGTGCGCCGCAGCTGGGCAAGGAGGATGTGCTGCCGCCCATCAAGGAGCCGCCGTCCCTGCCGGACAGGGCCGTGACCGATCGATACCTCGCCTTCTTTGGCACCTCTCACTTCAGGTTGGTGTTCCCTGTGTTGGACACTGTTCTGTTTGAGGAGACCATAGACACCGCCTACGGCCTGGGAAGCCCCGGTCCCCATGAGCTTCTTGTTGCCAAAACCTGTGTCTTTGCCTTTCTATGCATGGTGACCTTATTTGTGGGCTCCGAATCGCCGGTAGTGCCGCCAATAGAAGGAGACGTGATGGCTGCAAAGGCTCAGCATTTGCTCCCAGCCGCGCTGCGTCGCGATTTTACTCTGACTAGTTTGCAGACCATGATCATGTTG ACCATGTACCAGCTCTTTGCCGGCCGGGTTCAGTCCTCTCTCATATGTCTCTCCCTCGCCTGTCGCATCATGTTTATGCTGGGCGCacacaccatcgccaacccttggtcatcctcttcgccgGCGTCGCGGGCACCAAAGCTTCTCCGCAAGCTCTTTTGGTTGACCTACAACTTTGACAAGGAGCTCTCTCTGCGTACTGGCCAGCCGCCTTGCATCCCAGACGAACATTGCGACCTGTCGCTGCCGCCCAACTATGCCCTGACTCAATACCTCGACCGGTATATGCAAGTCGACCACGATGATGAGACCATGATCCCAAGCTTGCCTGGCGACTTGAGGTTGACGCTCATCAAGTCAAAAACATGTCAGCTGCTCTACTCGGCCGAAGCCCTTCGCAAGACAGACGCCGAGCTGTTGCGGAATATACGAGAACTCGACGATGAGCTGGAAAAGTGGCGGCTCTCTGTCCCGCTCAAACACAGGCCCGCCCTTTCGATTTCCCGCCATGTGGGAGTCAACAAAGCGCTGAGTGAAGCCCACGACAGTGTTCGAACCATTGTCATCAATTTTGAGTATCATTACCTGGTAGCCACCATCCACCGCGCCACGGGAAGATGTCGGGCTTGGGGCGCTCATGGCGAGGTGGTGCCTGGTGAGGAGATGAAGGGTGTCAGCTCTAGTCTGGCTCTGAGTGTAGAAGCTAGCCGTTCTACGTTGCTCTACCTGAGGAGTGTGCTTCCCGTGCTGATGGCGCCAGAGGTATTCTGTATGATGCTGTTCTACCCCATGTCAGCAGTTCTCAACATCTTCTGCAGCGTCTTATTAAACCCCCTGGAGCCACAAGCGGAAGCTGATGTCGCATTGTTAGACTCGGCGCCTGAAATGATCAGGAATATGAGGATCAAGCAGGTTGCCAAAAATGAGATGCTGCAGCTCAAACTAGTTGAAGAGTTCATCACTGAACTGTCCAGGCTCAGCCGGTGTGCTATTGTCGAGGCGGCCAGAAGACATGGAGTTATGGATATCGACGGGGGAGGGTAA